The nucleotide sequence AGGCGGGCGGCCGTGCCTTCGGACGCCATCGGGATGGCCAGCCCGATCAGCGCCCGGCGCAGGCCGACCCCCCGGCTCGCGTCGATCGACTCGATCATCCGGGTGGCCGAAACCTCGCCGATGCGGTCGAACTCGAGCAGCTTTTCCTTCGTCAGCCCGTAGAAGTCCGAGGGATTCTCCAGGATGCCCGCCTCGGCCAGCCGTTCGATCCACACGCCGCCGATGGCGTCGATGTCCGCCGCCGCCCGCGACGCCCAGTGGATCAGCCGCCGCACGGTCTGCGCCGGACAGGACACGTTGGTGCAGAACAGTTCCCGGCTGTTGCCCTGCTCGGTCAGCGGCTGCCCGCACGACGGGCACACCTCCGGCGGGACGATCTCCCGCTCGGCGCCCGTGCGCTTCGAGGCGTCGAGCACGCCGGCGACGAACGGGATCACGTCGCCCGCGCGGCGCACCAGCACGGTGTCGCCGATCTTGATGCCGCGGGCGCGGATGACCTCCTGGTTGGCCAGGGTCGCGCGAGTGACCGTGGTCCCGCCCACGAACACCGGTTCCAGCCAGGCGACCGGGGCGATCTTGCCGGTCTTGCCGACGTCCCAGACCACATCGGACAGCACGGTGGTCTTCTCCTCGGCGGCGAACTTGAACGCCAGCGCCCCGCGGGGTGAGCTCGACCGGGTGCCGGCCGCCGCGTAGGCGTCGCGGCTCGCCAGCCGCAGCACGGCACCGTCGAGGTCGTAGTCCAGTTCGTTGCGCTGCTGCTCGATCTCGCCGATCACGCTCTGCGCCTCGGCGGCGTCGGCGCACCGCCGCATGTCGGCCGCGGTGAAGCCGAGCGTGTGCAGCGCGCTGCCGAGGTCGGTCTCCGCGCTGTCGGGCTCGGTGTACAGGTCGAAGGCGAAGAACCGCAGCCGGCGCTCGGCCACCGTCGCGGGGTCCTTTGCGCGCAGCGTGCCGGCGGCGGCGTTGCGCGGGTTGATCAGCGGCTTGTCCGGGTGGGCGGTGTTGTAGGCGGCGAAGGTGGAGCGCAGCATGACGGCCTCGCCGCGGACCTCGACGCGGCCCGGCGCCTCGACCTGCTCGGGGATCCCGTCGGTCAGGGCGCGCACGAGCTTCGTGACGTCGTCGCCGGTCGTGCCGTCGCCGCGGGTGACCGCGCGGGCCAGCCGCCCGTTTTCGTAGACGACGGCCAGCGACAGGCCGTCGAGCTTCGGCATCACGACCACCGGCTGGCCGGGGAAGCGGTCGAAGAACGCCTCGACCTGCTCGGGTTTGGTCGCCTTTTCCAGTGACAGCATCGGGCGCGAGTGCCGGATCGGCGCGTGCAGCACCGCGGGTGCGCCGACCTGGTCGAGGGGGTTCGGGTCGGGCGTGAATTCCGGGTGGGCCTCGATCAGGCTCCGCAGCTCGTCTTCGACCGCGTCGTACTCCGCGTCGGCCACCAGCGGCGATCCCCGGTAGTAGGCGTCACGCAGCACCGTGATGCGGTCGGCGAGTTCCGGGATGCGTTCCTGAGCGTTCACGCCGAGGACGTTACCGGGCACCCCCGACAAAACCCGCCTGCCGCCGGTTCCGCGGGTCGCCGAGGAGCGCCGGCCCGGCCATCCGGCGAGCCCCGTTCCGGAGCAACTCCAGGTTTACGATGAAGATCATGCGATTCGCCATCAAGACCTCGCCCCAGAACACCGAATGGGCCGACATGCTCGCCGTCTGGCAGGCCGCGGACGAAATCGAGCTGTTCGAGTCCGGGTGGACCTTCGACCACTTCTACCCCATCTTCTCCGATCCGACCGGACCGTGCCTGGAAGGGTGGGTGACGCTGACCGCGCTGGCCCAGGCCACCAAGCGGCTCCGGCTGGGCACGCTGGTCAGCGGCATCCACTACCGCCACCCCGCGTTGCTGGCGAACATGGCCACGACGCTCGACATCGTCTCCGGCGGGCGGCTGGAGATCGGCGTCGGCGCCGGCTGGAACGAAGAGGAGTCCGGCGCGTACGGCATGGAGCTGGGCTCGATCAAGGCCCGCAGCGACCGGTTCGAGGAAGCGTGCGAGGTCCTCGTCGGGCTGCTGACGCAGGAGACCACGACGTTCCGCGGCGAGCACTACCAGCTGACCGACGCCCGCTGCGAGCCGAAGGGCCTCCAGCGGCCGCACCCGCCGATCTGCATCGGCGGCAGCGGCGAGAAGCGCACCCTGCGCACGGCCGCGAAGTACGCCCAGCACTGGAACTTCGTCGGCGGCCCGCCCGAGGAGTTCGCCCGCAAGCGGGAGGTCCTGCACCGCCACTGCGCGGACGTCGGCCGCGACCCGGCGGAGATCACGCTGTCCTCGCACGTCCGGCTCGAGCCGGACCTCGACTACGCGAAGGTCGCCGCCGAAGCCGCGGCACTCGGGGAAGCGGGCGTGGACCTGGCGATCGTGTACCTGCCGCCGCCGCACACCCCGGCCGTGCTGGAGCCGCTGGCGAAGGCGCTCGAGCCGCTGCGCTGAACCGCCGCGTCAGGCCGGGGCGCCCAGCGCGGCGACGGCCGCGGCGATGCCCGCCCGGTCGTAGCTGCCGGTGGGCAGGGCGGCGCTGTGCGCGTGGCGGACCACGCCCCGGGCGTCGACGAGGATGCTGCCGGACCGCTGCAGCGCGCCGAAGACGGTCCGGCTCAGCCCGACCAGCTCGTGGGGCGTGTCACGGCGGCCGGTGAGGACCGGGAACGGGATCCCGTGCTCCGCCCGCCACGCGGCCGCCGTCGCGCGGTCTTCGGGGACGGCGATCAGGACCCGGACGCCGGCCGCCTCGAACGTGGCGGCGTCCTCGGCGAGGGCACGGACGTGCCGACGGCAGACCGGGCACGTCGTCGACCGCATGAAGTAGAGCAGCACGGCATGGTGGTCGGGGAGGCGGACGGTCTGCCCGTCGGTGTCTTCCAGCACCAGCTGCGGTGCGGGCGATCCGGCTTCGAGCACGGTGGGCTTCCTTTCGGGGATGGGGTTTCAGACGGTGTGCAACCGGGCCCGGACCGCGGTCCGGGCCCGGTGCAGGTGGGACTTCATCGCCGCGGTGCTCAGCCCGAGCGTGCCGGCGACCGTGCGGCCCGGGTGCCCGAGGACGTCGCGCATGACGAGCACGCGGCGCTGGACGTCCGGCAGTGCCCGGATGGCTTCGGCGACGCGCTCGGCTTCGAGCCGCCTGAGGACCTCGTCTTCGGCCGAGGCGGCGAGGCCGGGGTCGGCGGCGTCCTCGAGCAGGCGCCGGGCGCGGCGCAGGCACTCGTTCCGGACGATCCGGAACATCCACGAGGCCAGCGCGGCCGAGGCTCGCAGGGACCCGATCTTGCGGTAGAGGACGAGCAGGGCCTCCTGCGCCGCGTCCTCGGCGTCCTGCGGCGACGCGCAGAGGTGGTCGGCGAAGCGCCGCACGTGCGGATGGGCCCCGTGCACGACCGCGGTGATCGACTCGAGGTCCCCACCCTGCGCCGCTTCGACGAGCTGCTCGCTGACCCACCCCATCGCATCTCTCCCTTGTCGGCGTGACCACACCCATAAGAGGCTCCGGCCCCCCGAAAGGATTCACCGCCGGTCCGGGCGGGCGCTCCGGCGGGTGGCCGGCCCCGGCCCGGCGGCGGGTCTCGTCGCTCAGCGTGTCCGGGGCCGGGTGCCTCCGGGCCGCCTCCCGCTCGCGGCGCGTGGCGCCGGCGGTGAGCCGTCGCCCGGGGCCGTCGCGTCGTGGCATTTCCCGCGGCTCGCGCGGAAACGCCGAACATCGAAATCGCCGGTTTCGTGATCAATGGACATCGTCACGTGTTTCCGTTACGGCCCATCATCTGTTTCACTCGATCGAGTGACGCTGGTATTCGGGCTCCGGTGCTGGTTGGCCAAAAGTAATGCCGGCGGTAAGGTCGTCGCGTCGAGAGCAACTCGAATGGTTGATTATTTCGCCACTCGCCTTCCGTGATTCCGGAGCAGAAAGAAAGAGTCTTGGATTTCGAAGCACTGGCCGGCGAGTTGCGGAACCTGCGGGAGAGCGTCGCCGGGGTTACCGACACGGTGCTGGCCGCGGTCGACGGCATCCCGATCATCGCCGACGCCGCCGACGACATCGATCCGGCGAAGATCTCCGCGCTCGCCGCGGCGGATCTCGGGATCGCCCGGCAGGCCGCCGAAATCACGGGCAAGGGCACGCTGAACCAGACCGTGGTGTTCGGCAGTGAAGGGTACATGGCCGTCTACGCCATCGGGCGGCTGGCGTTGCTGGTCGTGCTGGGGGACAAGGACCTGAACGTCGGGCGCCTGCTGTTCGAATCCCGGCCCGTCGTCGAGCGGATCGGCTCGATCCTGGCCGCGTAGCCCGCCGGCCGACCACCCGTTCACGAGAGGAAGCAGCACGATGATGAACATCGACACGGCACTCAAGGAAGCCATGTCCATCAGCGGCGCCGTCGGCGTCGCGCTGGTCGACTACGAAAGCGGCATGTCGCTGGGCACCAGCGGCGGCGGCGACTGGCTCGACCTGGAGGTCGCCGCGGCCGGGAACACCGAGGTGGTGCGGTCGAAACTGCGGGTGATGTCCTCGCTGGCGCTCAACGATTCCATCGAGGACATCCTGATCACCTTGCACCGGCAATACCACCTGATCCGGCTGCTGAATTCGGTGAGTTCCCGGAATTCGCTGTTCCTGTACCTGGTGCTGGACCGCGACCGGGCGAACCTGGCGCTGGCCCGGCACTACCTCAAACGCATCGAAACGGATCTGCAGGTGTAGCCCGGGATGACCGGAGGCGGCTCCCGCGCCGCACTCGTCGTCGGCTCGGCGTTCGTGCACGACCTCGGTTCCCTGTTCCCCGTGACGATGACCCTCGCCGGTGAGGAGCTGGCGTTCACGTTCGTGTCGTCCTGCCCGTCACCCGACGCCGTCGCGGAGTGGGTCCGGCTGCGCTCGGGCACCGTCGTGGCCGGCCGGGTGCCGCGCTTCTTCGTCGACGCGAACGGGCGGCGGATCCGCGTCGAGCTGGCCGGATCGGCGATCCGGGCCCTGGTCGTCCTCGCCGACGAGGTGACCGCCGCACCGGCGTCCGTTCCGCAGCTCGGCCGCTGGCAGGACCAGATGCCCTGCCGGGTGCGAGGCGCGATGGACGAGCTCGCGCGGATGCTGTCGCGCTGCCGGCACCGCGCCGGCGGCGCCGCACCGCTGATCGACCTGGAACTGGCCTACCGGCCGGATCGCGAGTACGAGACCCGCCTGGCCGGCGCGCACGAGCGGGTGCGGGCGTTCATCGCACCGGTCCGCCCGGTGCTGGCGATGCGCTGGCGTTCGGCGACATCGGCCCAGCGCAAGGCGTTCCTGGCCGAGCTACCGGACGATACCCCGGTCCGGGGCTGGCTCCGGCGGCGCCGGACCACGCGGATCATGGGCATGGAGCTGGAGGTCGCACCCTGACCGGCTCCAGGCGGGGATGGTCACCGCAGCTCGCCGAAGAACGCCCGGACGTCGTCCACCAGCAAGTCCGGCGCCTCCATCGCCGCGAAGTGGCCGCCGCGGCCGAACTCGGACCAGTGGACGATCGTGTGCTCGCGATCGAGCGCGCCGCGGATCGACACGTCCAGCGGGAACACCGCGACCCCGGTCGGCACGGGCGACCGCTCGCTCGCGCCCCACGCGCCCGCGTGTGCGGTCTCGTAATAGCAGTTGGCCGACGACCCGCCGGTGCCGGTCAGCCAGTAGAGCATCACGTTGGTGAGCAACAGGTCGCGGTCCACCGCGTCCTCCGGCAGCTCGGCCGCCGGATCGGTCCACTCCTTGAACTTCTCCACGATCCAGGCCAGCTGACCCACCGGGGAATCGTGCAGCCCGTGCGCCAGCGTCTGCGGCCGGGTCGTCTGCATCGCCACGTACCCGGACTGCTCGGTCCGGAGGTACGCGAAGTGCTGCAGCCGCGCCTTTTCGGCCTCGGTCAGCTCGACGTCGTCGGCCGGCGCGCCGAACGCGGCGAGCCCGTTGGCGTGCACGCCGACGACCTTGTCCGGGGCGAGCCGGCCGAGGCCCGGGCCGACGACCGCGCCGGTGTCGCCGCCCTGCGCGCCGTAGCGGTCGTAGCCGAGCCGGTGCATCAGCTCGGCGAACGCCCGGGTGATCCGGCCGGTGTCCCAGCCCGCCTCGCGGGTCGGCCCGGAGAAGGCGGTGCCCGGGATCGAGGGGATCACCAGGTGGAACGCGGTCGCCGGGTCCGCGCCGTGGGCACGCGGGTCGGTCAGCGGGCCGATCACGTTCAGGAACTCCACGATCGACCCGGGCCAGCCGTGGATCAGGATCAGCGGCAGCGCGCCCGGCTCGGGGGAGCGGACGTGCAGGAAGTGGATGTCCTGCCCGTCGATCTCGGTGACGAACTGCGGGAACGCGTTCAGCTTCCGCTCGTGGGCGCGCCAGTCGTAGCCGTCGCGCCAGTACCCGGCCAGTTCCTTCAGGTAGCTCACCGGCACCCCGCGGCTCCAGCCCACGCCGGGCAGGTCCGCCGCCCAGCGGGTGCGGGCGAGCCGGTCGCGCAGGTCGTCCAGGTCGGCCTGGGGGACGTCGATGGTGAAGGGCCGGATCTCGCTGTGGTTCTGCATGACTCCGACGCTAGAAGCCGGTTAGGTCAGTTTCCGTCCTAGGTGAAGAATGCCCCGCATGTGGGAAACCTCGGCACGGCTGCTGCGGCTGCTCTCGCTCCTGCAGACCCGCCGCGACTGGTCCGGAGCGGAACTGGCCGAACGGCTCGAGATCACCCCGCGAACCGTGCGCCGCGACATCGAACGGCTGCGCGCGCTCGGCTACCCGGTGCTGGCCACCGCGGGTACCGCCGGCTACCGGCTGGGCGCCGGCGCGGACCTGCCGCCGCTGCTGCTCGACGACGACGAAGCCGTCGCCGTCGCCATGGGCCTGCGCACCGCGGCGGGCGGCTCGATCACCGGCATCGAGGAGACGTCGGTGCGCGCGCTGGCCAAGCTCGAACAGGTGCTGCCGTCGCGGCTGCGCCACCGGATCAACGCCCTGCGGTCGGCGACGGTGCCGCTGGCCAGCACCGGCCCCACCGCCGACCCGGACACCCTCACCGCCATCGCCGCGGCCGTCCGCGACTCGGTGCGGCTGCGCTTCGGCTACCGCGCCCACGACGGCACCGAGAGCGTCCGCACGACCGAGCCGCACCGGCTGGTGCACACCGGACGGCGCTGGTACCTCGTCGGCCGGGACGTCGACCGCGCGGACTGGCGCACCTACCGCGTCGACCGCCTCGAACCCCGCACGCCCACCGGGCCGCGGTTCACCCCGCGCACCCCGCCCGACCCCGATCTCGGCGGCTACACCTCGCGGGCGATTTCGACGGCGGCCTACCGCTACCAGGGCCGGTTCACCCTGCACGTCAGCGCCGAGACCGCGGCCGAGCGCATCGCGCCCACCACCGCGGCGCTGGAACCGATCGACGAGCACAGCTGCACCCTGCGCGCCGGCTCCGATTCGCTCGACGAGCTGGCGATCTACGTCGCCGGCCACGGGTTCGGCTTCCGGGTGCACGAGCCACCGGAGCTCGTCGAGCACGTCCGGGCACTGGCCGCCCGGCTCGGCGAGGCGGCCGGCTGAGCCCAGGTCACCGCGCCGGGCTCGGGCACCGATGGACAGCGCGACCGGCCACCGGGCCCGCGGATACCTCAGCGGTACCGATTCCTTCGGCGACTCCGCGGGGTCCATGTCTTCGGAAGCGGCGCAGGCGCCGGTGACCGGAGGCAAGGAGACACGAGTGCGCACCAGGACTTCACCCACGCCGGTGGCCCCGGCCGCGGGACCGGACCGGCGGAGATGGGTGCTGGTCATCACCTCGGTGGCGTCGCTGATGGTCGTCCTCGACGCGCTGGTCGTGGCGACCGCGCTGACGGCGATCCGGACCGACCTCGGCGCGTCGGTGACCGAGCTCGAATGGACGGTCAACGCCTACGGGCTGAGCTTCGCCGTCCTGCTCATGACCGCGGCGGCGGCCGGTGACCGCTGGGGACGGCGCCGGGTCTTCGCGGCGGGGGTGACGCTGTTCGCGGCGGCGTCGCTGATCTGCGCCGTCGCGCCCGGCGTGGCGGTGCTGATCGCCGGGCGGGTGCTGCAGGGCGCCGGGGCCGCGTTCGTCATGCCGCTCGCGCTCGCCCTGCTCGGGGCGGCTTTCCCGGCCGAGCTGCGGCCCAAGGCCCTCGGGGTGTTCGCGAGCGTCAGCGGGGTGGCGGTGCCCCTCGGGCCGCTGCTGGGCGGCGCGGTCGTGGAAGGCATCTCGTGGCCGTGGATCTTCTGGATCAACGTCCCGATCGGGGCGGCGTTGGCCTGCTTCGCCTTGACCAGGATCGAGGAGAGCCACGGTCCGGACCCGGCCCTCGACGTCCCGGGCCTGGTGCTGGCCGGGGCCGGCTCCTTCGGGGTGGTGTGGGGCCTGGTCCAGGGCAACTCGGCGGGCTGGACCAGCGTGGCCGTGCTGGGGCCGCTGGTGGCCGGCCTGGTGGTGCTCGGCGCGTTCGTGGCGTGGCAGCGGCGAGCGGCCCACCCGATGCTGCCGCTGCCCCTGTTCCGGTCGCGCCGGTTCGCCGCCGGCAACGCCGTGATCTTCTTCCACTGGGCTTCCGCGCTGGGCGCGGTGTTCTTCATGGCCCAGTTCCTGCAGGACGGGCTGGGGTACGGGCCGCTGGCCGCCGGACTCGGGCTGGTGCCGTGGGGGTTGACGACGACGGTCGTCCCGCAGCTGGCGGGCCGGCTGGTCGGCCGGTTCGGCGAGCGGCCGTTCATCGTGGCGGGGCTGGGGCTGCACGCCCTAGCCATGGTGTGGCTCGCCCTGGTCGCCGGGCCGTCGATCGGCTACCCGGTGATCGCCGTGCCGCTCGTGCTGTCCGGTACGGGGATCGCGATGTGCCTGCCCGCCGCGCAGAGCGCGGTGCTGACGTCGGTCGCGCCGCGATTGCTCGGCAAGGCCGCCGGCGCCTTCAGCGCGATGCGGCAGCTGGGCGGGGCGTTCGGGGTGGCGATCCTGGTGGCCGGGTTCTCGCTGGCCGGCAGCTACGCGTCGAGGGCGGCGTTTTCCGCCGGGTTCACCGCGGCCGCCCTGGTCAGTGCCGTGCTTGCCGCGGCGGGCGCGCTGGCCGGTTCCCTCATTCCCCGCCGTGAAACGAAGGAGTAGAGCCATGTCCGAGCCGAAGGCCGGTCTGCTGCGCGAACTGCACCACGGGAAGCTGCTGGTGCTGCCGAACGCGTGGGACGAACAGAGCGCGGAACTCGTCGTCCACAAAGGATTCCCGGTGGTGGCGACGTCCAGTGCGGCGGTGGCCGCTGCGCTGGGGCACGAAGACGGCGAACGGGCGCCGTGGCGGGAGATGTTCGCCGCCGTGGCGCGGATCGCCCGCGTGGTGCCGGTCCCGGTGACGGTGGACGCCGAGGCGGGCTACGGCCTGGAACCGGACCAGCTCGTGGCCGAGCTGCTCTCCGCCGGGGCGGTGGGCTGCAACCTCGAAGACACCGACCACCAGGCCGGGGGACTGGTCCCCGCGGCGGCTCAGGCCGACCGGCTGGCCGGCGTCCGCGCGGCCGCCGACGCGGCGGGGGTTCCGCTGGTGATCAACGCGCGGATCGACACTTTCCTGCCGGCCAGCGGGCTTTCCGGGTCCGAGCGGGCGGACGAGGCGATCCGGCGAGGCCGGCTCTACCGTGCGGCCGGGGCGGATTGCGTGTACCCGATCGGGGTTTCGAGCGCGGCCGACCTCGGGAAGGTGGTCGCCGGCGTCGGCGGGCCGGTCAACGGGAACACGGGCCCGGAGCTGGATCTGGGCACCCTGGCGTCCCTGGGGGTCGCCAGGGTGTCCTTCGGGCCGCGGTTCTACCGCGCGGGACTGGCGGCGATGCGCGGCTCGCTGGACGAACTGCGCATCGCGGCGGGAATGGAGGAGCCGGGTGCCGGCCGATGAGGCGATGCTCGCCGCCGCGCTCGAGTACGCCGTCGCGTCGGCGGCCGGGGTCGGTCTCGCCGATCTCGGCCGTCCCTCGGCCTGCGACGGCTGGACCGTCGCCGACGCGCTCGCCCACCTCACACGGTCGCTGCGCTGCGTGGCCACCTCGCTCGCGTCCGGCGCCGTGCCGCCGGAGGCGCCGGAACGGGCCGGACCGGTCACCGCCCGGTCCCTCCGGCGCGACCTCGGCCACGCCGCGGCCGCGCTCACGGCCGCGGCCGGGGATCTGCGCGGCCGGCCCGCGGTCGCCGTCGAGGGGCTGCCGCTGCCGTGTCACCAGCTGATCGTCGTGGGCGCCCTCGAAGCCGCCGTCCACGGCTGGGACGCCGACCCGGCCCGGGCGATCCCCGGCGAGCTCGCCACCCGGCTGCTCGCCGAGCTGCCGTCGGTGCTCGACCGCGGCACCCGCCGGGGCCTGTTCGCCGAGCCCGTCGCCGTGCCGCCGGGGCGTCCTCCCGGCGTACGCCTGCTCGCCGCCCTCGGGAGGGATGATCGACGATGTCCATGACGAACGAGGAGCGTGTGGTGTCTTCCGAGGAGCGGCTGCGAGACGAGTTCGGCTCGCTGCGCCCGGCGCTGGTCGCGCACTGCTACCGGATGACCGGGTCCTACCAGGACGCCGAAGACGTCGTCCAGGAGACCTACCTCAAGGCCGCGCGGGGCGTCGACGCCTTCGAAGGGCGGTCATCGCTCAAGACGTGGCTCTACCGGATCGCCACCAACACCTGCCTCACCGAGCTGGGCCACCGCAGCCGGCGGGTGCTGCCCGCCGGGCTCGGCGCGCCGTCCGGCGATCCGGGGGCGCGGGTCTTCGCCGACGACTCGGTCGCGTGGCTCGGGCCGCTGCCCGACGCCGTGCTCGGCGATCCGGGGGAGGTCGTGGTGCGGCGCGAGTCGGTCCGGCTGGCGCTGGTCGCGGCGCTGCAGCACCTCCCGGCGCGGCAGCGCGCCGCGTTCCTGCTGCGTGAAGTCCTCTCGTGGTCGGCCGCCGAGATCGCGGACGTCCTCGGCATCAGCGTCCCCGCGGTGAAGAGCCTCCTGCAGCGGGCCCGCGTCCGGCTCGACGAACTGGACCCGGACGATCGGGTGCCGCCGCCCGGCCCGGAGGAGGTGCGGGCGCTGCTCGACCGCTACATCGCCGCCTTCGAGGCCGAGGACACCGCGGCGCTGCGGGCCGTCATCCAGGACGACTTCAGCCTCGAAGCGGTGCCGCACCCGGTGTGGTTCAAGGGCGTCGGTGTGTGCCTGCCGTTCCTGGAGCGGGCCTTCTCCGCCCCGGGCGGCGCCGCCCGGCTGCTGCCCACCCGCGCCAACGGCCAGCCCGCCGCGGGCAGCTACCGCCTCGACGCCGCGGGCGTCCGGCGGGCCGACGGGCTGTGGGTGTTCACGGTGACCGGCGGCCG is from Amycolatopsis mediterranei and encodes:
- the ligA gene encoding NAD-dependent DNA ligase LigA, whose translation is MNAQERIPELADRITVLRDAYYRGSPLVADAEYDAVEDELRSLIEAHPEFTPDPNPLDQVGAPAVLHAPIRHSRPMLSLEKATKPEQVEAFFDRFPGQPVVVMPKLDGLSLAVVYENGRLARAVTRGDGTTGDDVTKLVRALTDGIPEQVEAPGRVEVRGEAVMLRSTFAAYNTAHPDKPLINPRNAAAGTLRAKDPATVAERRLRFFAFDLYTEPDSAETDLGSALHTLGFTAADMRRCADAAEAQSVIGEIEQQRNELDYDLDGAVLRLASRDAYAAAGTRSSSPRGALAFKFAAEEKTTVLSDVVWDVGKTGKIAPVAWLEPVFVGGTTVTRATLANQEVIRARGIKIGDTVLVRRAGDVIPFVAGVLDASKRTGAEREIVPPEVCPSCGQPLTEQGNSRELFCTNVSCPAQTVRRLIHWASRAAADIDAIGGVWIERLAEAGILENPSDFYGLTKEKLLEFDRIGEVSATRMIESIDASRGVGLRRALIGLAIPMASEGTAARLCRAGFGSLEDVAEAGVDGLVAVEDIGPKVAASLIEHLTRLRPELERLRKAGVSLDVREEDLPPVVAAGAPLAGKTVVVTGAISDPRSGEKVPRPTFQRLCERAGATTATSVSASTDLLITGADVGASKLTKAEKHGVEVVDQGEIWQQLISAGIV
- a CDS encoding LLM class F420-dependent oxidoreductase; its protein translation is MRFAIKTSPQNTEWADMLAVWQAADEIELFESGWTFDHFYPIFSDPTGPCLEGWVTLTALAQATKRLRLGTLVSGIHYRHPALLANMATTLDIVSGGRLEIGVGAGWNEEESGAYGMELGSIKARSDRFEEACEVLVGLLTQETTTFRGEHYQLTDARCEPKGLQRPHPPICIGGSGEKRTLRTAAKYAQHWNFVGGPPEEFARKREVLHRHCADVGRDPAEITLSSHVRLEPDLDYAKVAAEAAALGEAGVDLAIVYLPPPHTPAVLEPLAKALEPLR
- a CDS encoding peroxiredoxin family protein, encoding MLEAGSPAPQLVLEDTDGQTVRLPDHHAVLLYFMRSTTCPVCRRHVRALAEDAATFEAAGVRVLIAVPEDRATAAAWRAEHGIPFPVLTGRRDTPHELVGLSRTVFGALQRSGSILVDARGVVRHAHSAALPTGSYDRAGIAAAVAALGAPA
- a CDS encoding RNA polymerase sigma factor: MGWVSEQLVEAAQGGDLESITAVVHGAHPHVRRFADHLCASPQDAEDAAQEALLVLYRKIGSLRASAALASWMFRIVRNECLRRARRLLEDAADPGLAASAEDEVLRRLEAERVAEAIRALPDVQRRVLVMRDVLGHPGRTVAGTLGLSTAAMKSHLHRARTAVRARLHTV
- a CDS encoding roadblock/LC7 domain-containing protein; this translates as MDFEALAGELRNLRESVAGVTDTVLAAVDGIPIIADAADDIDPAKISALAAADLGIARQAAEITGKGTLNQTVVFGSEGYMAVYAIGRLALLVVLGDKDLNVGRLLFESRPVVERIGSILAA
- a CDS encoding epoxide hydrolase family protein gives rise to the protein MQNHSEIRPFTIDVPQADLDDLRDRLARTRWAADLPGVGWSRGVPVSYLKELAGYWRDGYDWRAHERKLNAFPQFVTEIDGQDIHFLHVRSPEPGALPLILIHGWPGSIVEFLNVIGPLTDPRAHGADPATAFHLVIPSIPGTAFSGPTREAGWDTGRITRAFAELMHRLGYDRYGAQGGDTGAVVGPGLGRLAPDKVVGVHANGLAAFGAPADDVELTEAEKARLQHFAYLRTEQSGYVAMQTTRPQTLAHGLHDSPVGQLAWIVEKFKEWTDPAAELPEDAVDRDLLLTNVMLYWLTGTGGSSANCYYETAHAGAWGASERSPVPTGVAVFPLDVSIRGALDREHTIVHWSEFGRGGHFAAMEAPDLLVDDVRAFFGELR
- a CDS encoding helix-turn-helix transcriptional regulator, translated to MWETSARLLRLLSLLQTRRDWSGAELAERLEITPRTVRRDIERLRALGYPVLATAGTAGYRLGAGADLPPLLLDDDEAVAVAMGLRTAAGGSITGIEETSVRALAKLEQVLPSRLRHRINALRSATVPLASTGPTADPDTLTAIAAAVRDSVRLRFGYRAHDGTESVRTTEPHRLVHTGRRWYLVGRDVDRADWRTYRVDRLEPRTPTGPRFTPRTPPDPDLGGYTSRAISTAAYRYQGRFTLHVSAETAAERIAPTTAALEPIDEHSCTLRAGSDSLDELAIYVAGHGFGFRVHEPPELVEHVRALAARLGEAAG
- a CDS encoding DHA2 family efflux MFS transporter permease subunit, with the protein product MRTRTSPTPVAPAAGPDRRRWVLVITSVASLMVVLDALVVATALTAIRTDLGASVTELEWTVNAYGLSFAVLLMTAAAAGDRWGRRRVFAAGVTLFAAASLICAVAPGVAVLIAGRVLQGAGAAFVMPLALALLGAAFPAELRPKALGVFASVSGVAVPLGPLLGGAVVEGISWPWIFWINVPIGAALACFALTRIEESHGPDPALDVPGLVLAGAGSFGVVWGLVQGNSAGWTSVAVLGPLVAGLVVLGAFVAWQRRAAHPMLPLPLFRSRRFAAGNAVIFFHWASALGAVFFMAQFLQDGLGYGPLAAGLGLVPWGLTTTVVPQLAGRLVGRFGERPFIVAGLGLHALAMVWLALVAGPSIGYPVIAVPLVLSGTGIAMCLPAAQSAVLTSVAPRLLGKAAGAFSAMRQLGGAFGVAILVAGFSLAGSYASRAAFSAGFTAAALVSAVLAAAGALAGSLIPRRETKE
- a CDS encoding isocitrate lyase/PEP mutase family protein, which gives rise to MSEPKAGLLRELHHGKLLVLPNAWDEQSAELVVHKGFPVVATSSAAVAAALGHEDGERAPWREMFAAVARIARVVPVPVTVDAEAGYGLEPDQLVAELLSAGAVGCNLEDTDHQAGGLVPAAAQADRLAGVRAAADAAGVPLVINARIDTFLPASGLSGSERADEAIRRGRLYRAAGADCVYPIGVSSAADLGKVVAGVGGPVNGNTGPELDLGTLASLGVARVSFGPRFYRAGLAAMRGSLDELRIAAGMEEPGAGR
- a CDS encoding maleylpyruvate isomerase family mycothiol-dependent enzyme, with protein sequence MPADEAMLAAALEYAVASAAGVGLADLGRPSACDGWTVADALAHLTRSLRCVATSLASGAVPPEAPERAGPVTARSLRRDLGHAAAALTAAAGDLRGRPAVAVEGLPLPCHQLIVVGALEAAVHGWDADPARAIPGELATRLLAELPSVLDRGTRRGLFAEPVAVPPGRPPGVRLLAALGRDDRRCP
- a CDS encoding RNA polymerase subunit sigma-70; the protein is MTNEERVVSSEERLRDEFGSLRPALVAHCYRMTGSYQDAEDVVQETYLKAARGVDAFEGRSSLKTWLYRIATNTCLTELGHRSRRVLPAGLGAPSGDPGARVFADDSVAWLGPLPDAVLGDPGEVVVRRESVRLALVAALQHLPARQRAAFLLREVLSWSAAEIADVLGISVPAVKSLLQRARVRLDELDPDDRVPPPGPEEVRALLDRYIAAFEAEDTAALRAVIQDDFSLEAVPHPVWFKGVGVCLPFLERAFSAPGGAARLLPTRANGQPAAGSYRLDAAGVRRADGLWVFTVTGGRFSRAVKFHDPRLVTAAGLPRRL